GCCTGTAATCAAAGGGCGCAAATCCGAAAGCGAAAGATTCGCTGGCGCTGACGACACTCTTTGCATCGAAGCTATGATGCAAGATGGCAAAGCATTGCAAGCAGGTACTTCTCACTTTCTAGGTCAAAATTTCGCCAAAGCCTTTGACGTGAAATTCACAAACAAGGATGGCAAGCAAGACATGGTTTGGGGTACTTCTTGGGGAGTCAGCACGAGATTGATGGGCGCGCTTATCATGTCTCATTCTGATGATCAAGGCTTGGTGCTTCCTCCTAAGTTGGCGCCTACTCAAGTGGTTATTGTACCTATTTACAAAGGAGACGAACAATTCGAGAAAATTTCCGCCGTAGCAAAAGACATCCAGTCCAAGCTAAGAGCTAAAGGCGTTTCTGTCAAATACGACAACAGAGACACTTACAAGCCTGGTTTCAAATTCAGCGAATGGGAAATGAAAGGCGTTCCAGTGCGTATTGCTATTGGACCAAGAGATCTTGAAAATGGCACAGTAGAGCTTGCGCGAAGAGACACAAAAGAAAAGCAAATCGCTAATGTAGACGGTCTAGATACTCAAATTGTAGAGCTATTGGATGAGATTCAAGAGAACATCTACAACAAAGCAAAGACTTTCCAAGAAGAAAATACTTACAAAGCTAATACTTGGGAAGAGTTCGTTGACATCATCGAGAATAAAAATGGCTTTGCTCTCGCTCATTGGGACGGAAGCGCTGAAACTGAAGATCAAATCAAAGAAAAAACAAAAGCTACCATTCGTTGTATTCCTTTCGACACTCCAGAGGAAGAAGGAACTTGCATACTTACAGGTAAGCCGTCAAATAAAAGAGTATTGTTTGCTAAGGCATACTAATCACTCTAATTACTATCATACAACAAAGCCGAATGGAAATTCCATTCGGCTTTGTTATTTCAGCGTATCAATGATATTATTTAGGTTTCCATTTTCTTGCAGGTTTATAATCAGTATAATACCTACCTGAAACCTTAGTGTAAAAGCTTCATTTTCGCCAAACTTTTAACTACTAAGTCCTTGTCAGCGTATGGTACTATTTTCAAATCAGCACCATTGCTTGCTTTAAATTTAAAAAGGAATTTGAACAAATGATTTTTTAAAATCTTAAGGCCATTTATATTTAAATAAATTTATATTTTATGAAAGAAAATTTAAACACTATCATTCTCGCTTTGGCAATAATTATTTCTTCTATTTCTTTGGGAAATGCTTATAAAAATCGAAATAAAGTCAAGGGAGAAATCCAAGTTACGGGTCTAGGCAAGACAGATTTCAGTTCGGATCTTATTGTTTGGGAAGGAAAATTTGGAGCTGAGAATAAAGATTTGAAACAAGCGTATATTACCCTTGAAAAGGATAAGAACCTAATCAAAAAATACCTTATTCAAAAAGGAGTCAAGAGTGAAAATATAGTTTTCAGTGCTGTAAAGACTAAACAAGTCAACAAGAACAACTATTCACCCAATGGAGAATATATAGGAGAAGAGTTTTCAGGATATCAACTCGGACAATCTATACAGATAGAATCGAAAGATGTAGAAAAAATAGAGCAGATATCGCGAGAAATCACAGAACTACTGAATCAGGGAGTAAAGCTTTATTCCGAATCTCCAAGGTATTATTATACAAAGCTAGCGGATTTGAAAGTTGAAATGATCTCCAAAGCAACAGAAGATGCTCGAATCAGAGCAGAAAAAATTGCCGAAAACTCTGGAGGAGAATTAGGTAATCTAAATTCTGCAAAAATGGGAGTATTTCAAATTACAGGACAAAATTCTAAAGAAAATTATTCATGGGGAGGAAC
The Aureibacter tunicatorum DNA segment above includes these coding regions:
- the proS gene encoding proline--tRNA ligase, yielding MSKGLPKRSEDYSLWYNELVKKADLAENSAVRGCMVIKPYGFAIWEKMQAVLDQKFKETDHSNVYFPIFIPKSYLSKEANHVEGFAKECAVVTHYRLKNDENGGGVVVDPEAKLEEELIVRPTSETVIWSTYKNWIQSYRDLPLLYNQWANVVRWEMRTRLFLRTAEFLWQEGHTAHATKQEAIEETELILDIYANFVEQILALPVIKGRKSESERFAGADDTLCIEAMMQDGKALQAGTSHFLGQNFAKAFDVKFTNKDGKQDMVWGTSWGVSTRLMGALIMSHSDDQGLVLPPKLAPTQVVIVPIYKGDEQFEKISAVAKDIQSKLRAKGVSVKYDNRDTYKPGFKFSEWEMKGVPVRIAIGPRDLENGTVELARRDTKEKQIANVDGLDTQIVELLDEIQENIYNKAKTFQEENTYKANTWEEFVDIIENKNGFALAHWDGSAETEDQIKEKTKATIRCIPFDTPEEEGTCILTGKPSNKRVLFAKAY
- a CDS encoding SIMPL domain-containing protein, with translation MKENLNTIILALAIIISSISLGNAYKNRNKVKGEIQVTGLGKTDFSSDLIVWEGKFGAENKDLKQAYITLEKDKNLIKKYLIQKGVKSENIVFSAVKTKQVNKNNYSPNGEYIGEEFSGYQLGQSIQIESKDVEKIEQISREITELLNQGVKLYSESPRYYYTKLADLKVEMISKATEDARIRAEKIAENSGGELGNLNSAKMGVFQITGQNSKENYSWGGTFNTSSKEKTASITMKLIYSIK